The Helicobacter mustelae genome has a segment encoding these proteins:
- the trpA gene encoding tryptophan synthase subunit alpha: MNIALMGHIIGGYPSQAQSIESALGIIEGGAQYLEVQFPFSDPSADGEIIEHACNLALQNGFKVQQGFEIIEALSKKAQILIMTYANIIFRYGIEGFLKQAKRSGAKALIIPDLPLHQDEGLRAHAKKMGIFVIELITPNMSDARMKEITQQSNCPYLYAVARLGITGSKTTIDDALERYIARIRKNSNQKIALGFGIQTHEQIEQIKDSVDIIVAGSYFVRQIKQNPTKQALYLHTKKLLEG; the protein is encoded by the coding sequence ATGAACATCGCATTGATGGGACATATCATAGGGGGCTATCCCAGCCAAGCTCAAAGCATCGAATCTGCTCTTGGCATCATTGAGGGAGGGGCACAATATCTAGAAGTCCAATTCCCCTTTTCTGACCCCAGCGCTGATGGAGAGATTATTGAGCACGCATGCAATCTCGCGCTACAAAATGGCTTCAAAGTGCAACAGGGGTTTGAAATCATAGAAGCGCTAAGTAAAAAGGCTCAAATCCTTATCATGACTTATGCAAATATTATTTTTCGCTATGGGATAGAGGGTTTTCTCAAGCAGGCCAAACGCTCTGGAGCCAAGGCATTGATCATCCCTGATTTGCCTCTGCACCAGGATGAAGGTCTCCGCGCCCATGCCAAGAAAATGGGTATTTTTGTCATAGAACTCATTACCCCTAATATGAGTGATGCGCGCATGAAAGAAATTACTCAGCAGAGCAACTGCCCCTACCTCTATGCTGTGGCTAGGCTTGGGATCACGGGCTCAAAAACCACCATCGATGATGCGCTAGAGCGCTACATTGCTCGCATTCGCAAAAACTCCAACCAAAAAATCGCACTGGGATTTGGGATACAGACTCATGAGCAAATTGAACAAATCAAAGACTCTGTAGACATCATTGTTGCAGGGAGTTATTTCGTGCGCCAAATCAAGCAAAATCCCACAAAACAAGCCCTCTATCTGCATACCAAAAAACTCCTAGAGGGATGA
- the fliQ gene encoding flagellar biosynthesis protein FliQ, with protein sequence MESQLMGLAIETYKITLIISLPILFVGLVVGLVVSIFQATTQINEMTLSFVPKILAVIGVIIFTMPWMLNMLMDYTTRLINLIPSFIG encoded by the coding sequence ATGGAATCACAGCTTATGGGCTTGGCAATTGAGACGTATAAAATTACCCTAATTATTTCTTTGCCTATTTTGTTCGTGGGGCTTGTGGTGGGGCTTGTGGTGAGTATTTTTCAGGCTACCACCCAAATCAATGAAATGACGCTTTCTTTTGTGCCAAAAATCTTGGCTGTCATTGGGGTGATCATTTTCACCATGCCCTGGATGCTCAATATGCTCATGGATTACACCACAAGATTAATCAATCTCATCCCCAGCTTTATTGGCTAG
- a CDS encoding UDP-N-acetylmuramate dehydrogenase — protein sequence MTKEIDFSRYLSLKIGPKLPVHVIQSMQDYDRNWRILGFGCNLLVSPEAKNLAILGKEFDYIKDLGEQIEIGASTSSAKIFRYFKDNDLLGLEFLRSLPGSLGGLVKMNAGMKGYEIKLLLDSVNIDGEWKEASELGIEYRSTKISGVIFAARFLKKRGFRSELLCAFAGMRKSHPRLPSCGSCFKNPAGDFAGRLLELAGLKGYFINGVGFSRQHANFLVNESRGSATFCAAKKVIEEAQQRVEKVFGIKLQREVIILE from the coding sequence ATGACTAAAGAAATTGATTTTTCTAGGTATTTGAGTCTCAAGATTGGTCCCAAATTGCCTGTGCATGTGATCCAAAGTATGCAGGATTATGATAGAAATTGGAGGATTTTGGGGTTTGGATGCAATCTCTTGGTCTCCCCAGAGGCAAAAAATCTCGCTATTTTGGGCAAAGAATTTGATTATATCAAGGATTTGGGTGAGCAGATTGAGATTGGCGCTAGCACTTCTAGTGCTAAAATTTTCCGCTATTTCAAAGATAATGATCTTTTGGGATTAGAGTTTTTGCGCTCCTTGCCTGGGAGTTTGGGGGGATTGGTAAAGATGAATGCGGGGATGAAGGGCTATGAGATTAAACTTTTGCTAGATTCTGTAAATATCGATGGGGAATGGAAAGAGGCTAGCGAGCTTGGTATAGAGTATCGGAGTACAAAAATTTCTGGAGTAATTTTTGCTGCGAGGTTTTTGAAAAAAAGGGGGTTTCGATCCGAGCTTTTGTGCGCATTTGCTGGTATGCGCAAAAGTCATCCACGCCTGCCAAGCTGTGGAAGTTGTTTCAAAAATCCTGCGGGTGATTTTGCTGGGAGATTGCTTGAGCTTGCAGGCTTGAAGGGGTATTTCATCAATGGAGTTGGTTTTTCAAGACAGCATGCGAATTTTTTGGTAAATGAAAGCAGGGGGAGTGCTACTTTTTGTGCTGCAAAGAAAGTGATTGAGGAGGCACAGCAGAGGGTGGAGAAGGTTTTTGGCATAAAATTACAAAGAGAGGTTATAATCCTAGAATGA
- the trpB gene encoding tryptophan synthase subunit beta, giving the protein MKLYTHSKNTFFGKQKFGGQYVPEILYPALKELEEAYHSIFASKEFKKEFDELCKHFIGRPTPLVYARNASRILHNDVYLKLEGQAITGAHKINNALGQAMLAKKMGKTRVIAETGAGQHGLATACACAKLGLECEIFMGSIDMARQRPNVLNMELFGAKVRSVDSGSKTLKDAVNEALREWSKDMHQTFYVLGSALGPYPYPDIVRDLQSIISKEVKKQVKYYFKGLPDFMVACVGGGSNAIGFFHAFLKEKVQLIGVEAGGRGMQRGEHAARMQGTEDAHVGIAQGYKSIFLQDDEGQLSPTHSISAGLDYAGIGPQLAHLGSIGRVKFDSATDNEVLEALKFFAKHEGIIAALESSHALAGAMKLCKNHQGKKIIINISGRGDKDIFITAKHLQPAIWAEFLQEEIARIKDAHKEV; this is encoded by the coding sequence ATGAAACTCTACACGCATTCCAAAAATACCTTTTTTGGTAAGCAAAAATTTGGCGGACAATATGTCCCTGAGATCCTCTACCCTGCCCTCAAAGAGCTAGAAGAGGCCTACCACAGCATCTTTGCCTCCAAGGAATTTAAAAAGGAATTTGATGAACTCTGTAAACATTTCATCGGCAGACCCACACCCCTTGTGTATGCGCGCAATGCCTCCAGAATCCTCCACAATGATGTGTATCTGAAATTGGAAGGTCAAGCCATCACAGGCGCGCACAAAATCAACAATGCCCTAGGCCAGGCAATGCTTGCCAAAAAAATGGGGAAAACTCGCGTAATCGCAGAAACTGGCGCAGGACAGCATGGACTAGCTACTGCATGTGCTTGCGCAAAACTAGGGCTGGAATGTGAAATTTTCATGGGAAGCATCGATATGGCTAGACAGCGCCCCAATGTGCTAAATATGGAGCTTTTTGGCGCAAAAGTGCGAAGCGTAGATTCTGGAAGCAAAACGCTAAAAGATGCAGTCAATGAAGCATTGCGGGAATGGAGCAAGGATATGCATCAGACCTTTTATGTGCTAGGCAGCGCGCTGGGACCCTATCCCTACCCTGATATCGTGAGGGATTTGCAAAGCATCATCTCCAAAGAAGTCAAAAAACAAGTGAAGTACTACTTCAAGGGCTTGCCAGATTTTATGGTGGCATGCGTAGGTGGGGGGAGCAATGCGATTGGATTTTTTCATGCATTCCTCAAAGAAAAAGTGCAGCTCATTGGCGTTGAGGCTGGAGGCAGAGGAATGCAAAGAGGTGAGCATGCAGCGCGGATGCAGGGCACAGAAGATGCCCATGTGGGGATTGCCCAAGGATATAAAAGCATCTTCTTGCAAGATGATGAGGGCCAACTCTCACCCACCCATTCCATCAGCGCCGGGCTAGATTATGCTGGCATTGGGCCCCAGCTCGCACATCTAGGCAGTATTGGGCGCGTGAAATTTGATTCTGCCACAGATAATGAGGTACTAGAGGCCTTGAAATTCTTTGCCAAGCATGAGGGCATCATTGCAGCCCTTGAATCCAGCCATGCGCTTGCTGGAGCCATGAAGCTCTGCAAAAACCACCAGGGCAAAAAAATCATCATCAACATCTCTGGCAGGGGAGATAAGGATATTTTTATCACGGCCAAACATTTGCAACCCGCAATCTGGGCGGAATTTTTGCAAGAAGAAATCGCGCGCATAAAAGACGCACATAAGGAGGTCTAA
- a CDS encoding DNA translocase FtsK — protein sequence MSIATFFGPSGAVGNFGKGFSNFNFMVFGFLAPFYLLFLLYPLFLYYKNSVFSSRDVRKISAGVLIFVVLLCLQYLWLGRGELAKSMVEGVRPFIGIFGVYVCLLILWVFAWTLLSLANFLATMSKILIFGMRALEALGARLQEMGAIILDKKTKWQEERRAKKESEAEIRKSMKDFMPNSKKQVDLPNPESQALTQDFMPQNQQETKNREDFDEEEFLASEVKTFYHVDIPKQNNPKGVVLRSAQNLPETDSVDARTLLHQRRIKAESAGLLDFALKQTKNSLSPRDLAQNSQMQTRNLLAKMQKIEQILQEDTPSPQNPSGSNWAGVEFSRASPASNPGKNAHNVATSSSGLDWDGVNSLSQSGLAARLQDLASKNPSQDFSAESGHALEENPNSLQDYNQPHQNEHSLEQNSSAQPFECSEIFGLDGRAVQDKGGLAQELPNQEIVKESEQFPLDKSAQTTQEHAQEQNSLKDSFSREFAYKSKFQILTEVSENAQMLEGLEKGEREKPRDYVLPSLELLSKPPLQEASINEEEIDKKAQNLLEKLNTFKIDGDVVSICSGPLISTFEFKPATHIKVNRICSLSDDLAMALSAQSIRIQAPIPGKNVVGIEIPNSSFQTVYMREILESEIFQTSASPLALALGKDIAGNPFVADLKKLPHLLVAGTTGSGKSVGVNAMILSMLYRNSPDHLRLIMIDPKQVEFSLYEDIPHLLTPIITDPKKAITALNQAIREMESRFGMMRQIKVKNIENYNQKCKSLGLPPLPYLVIIIDELADLMMTGGKEAETPIIRIAQMGRASGMHLIIATQRPSADVVTGLIKTNLPSRIAFKVSNKIDSRVVIDTEGAQSLLGRGDMLFSLGGGMLTRIHAPWSSEEEIEAIVSEIKAQREVEYDQDFDVEGRELLPSIEGNDDLARAKEIILSTGKTSISFLQRQMGVGYNKAANCIEELERQGFLSAEDAKGRRSIIGR from the coding sequence TTGTCTATAGCGACTTTTTTTGGTCCAAGTGGGGCGGTGGGGAATTTTGGCAAGGGATTTAGCAATTTCAATTTTATGGTGTTTGGATTTCTTGCGCCCTTCTATCTGCTTTTTCTCCTCTATCCGCTTTTTCTCTATTACAAAAATAGTGTTTTCTCTTCTAGGGATGTGCGAAAAATCAGTGCAGGAGTTTTGATTTTTGTGGTTTTGTTATGCCTGCAATACTTATGGCTAGGCAGGGGGGAACTAGCTAAGAGCATGGTGGAGGGCGTGCGTCCTTTTATTGGGATTTTTGGAGTGTATGTGTGCTTGCTAATTCTTTGGGTATTTGCTTGGACCTTGCTCTCTCTTGCAAATTTTTTAGCCACGATGTCAAAAATTCTGATTTTTGGCATGAGGGCTTTGGAGGCATTGGGTGCAAGATTGCAAGAAATGGGGGCAATCATCCTTGATAAAAAAACTAAGTGGCAGGAAGAGAGAAGGGCAAAAAAAGAGAGTGAGGCAGAAATTCGCAAATCCATGAAGGATTTCATGCCAAACTCCAAAAAGCAAGTAGATTTGCCAAACCCAGAGTCACAAGCCCTAACCCAAGATTTTATGCCACAAAATCAACAAGAAACAAAGAATAGAGAGGATTTTGATGAGGAAGAGTTTTTGGCATCAGAGGTAAAGACCTTCTATCATGTAGACATTCCCAAGCAAAACAATCCCAAGGGGGTGGTCTTGCGAAGTGCACAGAATCTGCCAGAAACAGATTCTGTGGATGCGCGCACTCTCCTTCATCAAAGGCGTATCAAGGCAGAAAGTGCAGGCTTACTGGATTTTGCTCTGAAGCAAACAAAAAATTCTCTATCGCCTAGGGATTTGGCACAAAATTCGCAGATGCAAACAAGAAATTTGCTTGCAAAAATGCAAAAGATTGAGCAAATCTTGCAAGAAGATACGCCAAGTCCGCAAAATCCCAGTGGGTCGAATTGGGCTGGGGTGGAATTCTCTAGAGCTTCCCCTGCATCAAATCCTGGCAAAAATGCCCACAATGTCGCAACTTCTTCCTCGGGATTGGATTGGGATGGAGTAAATTCCCTTTCTCAATCAGGTCTCGCAGCTAGATTGCAGGATTTGGCCTCAAAAAATCCATCGCAGGATTTTTCTGCAGAGTCTGGCCATGCACTAGAAGAAAATCCAAATTCTTTGCAGGATTACAACCAGCCTCACCAAAATGAACACTCTTTAGAGCAAAATTCTTCTGCCCAGCCATTTGAGTGCTCTGAGATTTTTGGATTGGATGGAAGAGCGGTGCAGGATAAAGGGGGTTTGGCACAAGAGCTCCCCAACCAAGAGATCGTCAAGGAGAGCGAGCAATTCCCCTTAGATAAGAGTGCGCAAACAACACAAGAGCACGCCCAAGAGCAAAACAGCCTAAAGGATTCCTTTAGCAGGGAATTTGCCTACAAAAGCAAGTTTCAGATTCTCACAGAGGTGAGCGAGAATGCCCAGATGCTAGAGGGCTTAGAAAAAGGGGAGAGAGAAAAGCCCAGAGATTATGTTTTGCCAAGCTTGGAGCTGCTCTCCAAGCCTCCATTGCAAGAGGCGAGCATCAATGAGGAGGAGATTGACAAAAAAGCTCAAAATCTCCTAGAAAAGCTCAACACTTTCAAAATTGATGGGGATGTGGTCTCCATTTGCTCAGGGCCGCTCATTAGCACTTTTGAGTTCAAGCCCGCCACACATATCAAGGTCAATCGGATTTGTTCTTTGAGCGATGATTTAGCAATGGCACTCTCTGCGCAGTCCATTCGCATTCAAGCGCCAATTCCTGGAAAAAATGTGGTGGGCATTGAGATCCCAAATTCAAGCTTTCAAACCGTCTATATGCGAGAAATCTTAGAGAGTGAAATTTTTCAAACAAGTGCCTCGCCCCTTGCCCTAGCACTTGGCAAGGATATCGCTGGCAATCCTTTCGTGGCAGATCTTAAAAAGCTCCCCCATTTGCTCGTGGCAGGGACGACGGGAAGTGGCAAATCTGTGGGGGTCAATGCGATGATTCTCTCCATGCTCTATCGAAATTCTCCCGATCACCTGCGACTCATTATGATTGATCCCAAGCAGGTGGAATTTAGCCTCTATGAGGACATTCCCCATCTGCTCACCCCCATCATCACAGATCCAAAAAAGGCCATCACTGCGCTCAATCAAGCCATCAGAGAAATGGAAAGTCGCTTTGGCATGATGCGCCAAATCAAGGTCAAAAACATCGAAAATTACAATCAAAAATGCAAAAGCCTAGGGCTTCCCCCGCTGCCCTATTTGGTGATCATCATCGATGAGCTTGCAGATTTGATGATGACAGGGGGCAAAGAGGCAGAGACGCCCATCATTCGTATTGCACAGATGGGAAGGGCAAGCGGCATGCACCTCATCATTGCCACCCAGCGACCCAGCGCAGATGTGGTGACAGGCCTGATTAAAACCAATCTGCCCTCTCGCATTGCCTTTAAGGTGAGCAACAAGATTGATTCTCGCGTGGTGATTGACACAGAAGGTGCTCAAAGCCTGCTTGGCCGCGGGGACATGCTCTTTTCTTTGGGGGGTGGGATGCTTACAAGGATCCATGCGCCATGGAGTAGCGAAGAGGAGATCGAGGCAATCGTAAGCGAGATCAAGGCGCAGCGGGAAGTGGAATATGATCAGGATTTTGATGTGGAGGGTAGGGAGCTTCTGCCAAGCATTGAGGGGAATGATGATCTTGCCAGGGCCAAAGAGATCATCCTCTCCACAGGCAAGACTTCCATAAGCTTCTTGCAAAGGCAGATGGGGGTGGGATATAACAAGGCTGCAAATTGCATCGAAGAGCTGGAGCGGCAGGGATTTTTGTCTGCAGAGGATGCCAAGGGCAGGCGGAGCATCATTGGCAGATAG
- the trpF gene encoding bifunctional indole-3-glycerol phosphate synthase/phosphoribosylanthranilate isomerase codes for MIEVLRQIAEKRSAKIKQLGFALGHEIPKQRTTPLCPPRFSSPLLIAEIKRASPSSGKIGEINDPVKLARFYLDCGAGAISVLTEEDHFQGSITDLVAVKNAHKNATILRKDFLQFKEEAEISYRMGADMVLVIIAMFLEDRKAFEALLLEILSYKLTPLFEIHNQEELDFILPYEPQILGINMRSLHSFEIHKQKGILLKEQIPKGIKTIFESGIESDFDGYMIGACGFDGMLCGSYFVKNQQNKLSGLISSYQKAQKNESKFYAEIFQRLTQNPPLIKICGITNLDDALLACKMGADMLGFIFPKSSPRHISIKAIKQISRALKTLYPHVLKIGVLLEDDEDLRQAKELCAQNLLDALQLHAPSALPYFGKEDLMRANFNHYICINYEKPSDFPSKEYLPFVLLDSKSAQKGGSGKAIDLASLETLAQNGQNLFVSGGIGPDNVKSLLDLGVKMLDINSKIEGEIGRKDPTKMQEVFAKIHAHRAKNSKNSPSHPTTPTKEI; via the coding sequence ATGATAGAAGTTTTACGCCAGATCGCAGAGAAAAGAAGTGCAAAAATCAAGCAACTAGGCTTTGCATTGGGGCATGAGATTCCAAAGCAGCGTACCACCCCGCTCTGCCCGCCGCGATTTTCCTCCCCACTTCTCATCGCAGAGATCAAACGCGCTTCGCCATCCAGCGGCAAGATTGGAGAAATCAACGATCCTGTAAAACTCGCAAGATTTTATCTAGATTGTGGGGCGGGGGCGATTTCCGTGCTTACAGAAGAGGATCATTTTCAAGGTAGCATCACAGATCTTGTGGCCGTGAAAAATGCTCACAAAAACGCCACGATCCTGCGCAAAGATTTTTTGCAATTCAAAGAAGAAGCAGAAATCAGCTACCGTATGGGTGCAGACATGGTATTAGTCATTATTGCAATGTTTTTAGAAGATAGAAAAGCTTTTGAAGCCCTACTCTTAGAGATTCTCTCTTACAAACTCACGCCTTTATTTGAAATCCACAATCAAGAAGAACTTGATTTCATCCTCCCCTATGAGCCTCAGATTCTTGGGATCAATATGCGATCCCTGCACAGTTTTGAAATCCACAAACAAAAAGGAATCCTGCTCAAAGAGCAAATCCCCAAGGGGATAAAAACTATCTTTGAATCTGGCATTGAGAGCGATTTTGATGGCTATATGATCGGGGCATGTGGCTTTGATGGCATGCTTTGTGGTAGCTATTTTGTAAAAAACCAACAAAACAAACTCTCTGGCCTCATTTCCTCCTACCAAAAAGCACAAAAAAATGAGAGTAAATTCTATGCAGAGATTTTCCAAAGACTCACACAAAACCCTCCCCTAATCAAGATTTGTGGCATTACCAATCTTGATGATGCACTCCTTGCCTGCAAAATGGGTGCAGACATGCTGGGCTTTATTTTCCCCAAGTCTAGCCCGCGCCACATCTCCATCAAAGCCATCAAACAAATCTCGCGCGCGCTAAAGACCCTCTATCCCCATGTGCTAAAAATTGGCGTTTTATTAGAAGATGATGAGGACTTGCGCCAGGCAAAGGAATTATGCGCACAAAATCTACTTGATGCACTGCAGTTGCATGCACCAAGCGCGCTGCCCTATTTTGGCAAAGAAGATCTCATGCGGGCAAATTTTAATCATTATATTTGCATCAATTATGAAAAACCCTCTGACTTTCCCAGCAAGGAATATCTGCCCTTTGTGCTGCTAGATAGCAAAAGCGCACAAAAAGGAGGAAGTGGCAAGGCCATAGACCTCGCATCTCTAGAGACATTAGCCCAAAATGGGCAAAATCTCTTTGTATCTGGAGGGATTGGCCCAGACAATGTAAAATCCCTGCTAGATCTAGGTGTCAAAATGCTAGATATCAATTCCAAAATTGAGGGGGAAATTGGCAGAAAAGATCCTACAAAAATGCAAGAGGTCTTTGCAAAAATCCATGCCCACCGCGCAAAAAACTCCAAAAATTCCCCATCTCATCCCACAACACCCACAAAGGAGATTTGA